The Monomorium pharaonis isolate MP-MQ-018 chromosome 5, ASM1337386v2, whole genome shotgun sequence genome includes a window with the following:
- the LOC105832686 gene encoding uncharacterized protein LOC105832686 — MESPKEDWKKCKIKKIIEQAESYEQAVDKVAMALEFSDIETITPEEYKKSRHIRAKVQHSDDYNSDSTDELPVKKRNTSEVLPSFPIAPNKETPKSKSPKYGSIMCKDKKSDFVKNMSRQDSQLNSPTQKKSEKDDNALVKNKNSEQNIDLENIPSISSMRKPDLLKKMFKKIEEQPDKPVQIAYLEEILFLQHKILLQLEELKKNRLSENVRQESLLTDVTVDICKYAESLSLKNEKDIKKMEKEL; from the exons ATGGAATCGCCAAAAGAAGATtggaaaaaatgcaaaattaagaaaattatagaaCAAGCAg aatCATACGAACAAGCAGTTGATAAAGTTGCAATGGCTCTAGAGTTTTCTGATATAGAAACTATTACTCCGGAagagtataaaaaaagtagGCATATACGAGCTAAAGTCCAGCATTCAGATGATTACAATTCTGATTCTACTGATGAGTTGCCAGTCAAAAAACGCAATACTTCTGAAGTATTGCCATCATTCCCAATCGCACCCAATAAAGAAACGCCAAAATCGAAAAGTCCAAAGTATGGCAGCATTATGTGTAAAGACAAAAAAtctgattttgtaaaaaatatgagcCGACAAGATTCTCAACTTAATTCACCAACACAGAAAA aaaGCGAAAAAGACGATAATGCACtcgtaaaaaacaaaaattccgAACAAAATATTGATCTTGAAAATATACCATCGATATCGTCAATGCGAAAACCGGATTTATTGAAGaagatgtttaaaaaaattgaggaaCAACCAGATAAACCTGTTCAAattg CTTATTTGGAGGAAATTCTATTTCTTCAGCACAAGATTTTACTACAGCttgaagaattgaaaaaaaacagaCTGTCCGAGAATGTAAGACAGGAATCATTATTGACTGATGTAACAGTAGACATTTGTAAATATGCAGAAAGTCTATcgttaaaaaatgagaaagatataaagaaaatggaaaaagaactttaa
- the LOC118645757 gene encoding uncharacterized protein LOC118645757, which yields MYVEDFMKLLTEDYTASITRTALETQACNKRQVNTRLPSKSDIQKLQVYLRQSVKKNYEALNEKFSRIVWIKLAEATLISIQLFNRRRASEIERTLINDFQSHQKIDEDTIDEAYTKFTPEEKQAAIKYVRFTIRDKLNRTVPVLLHRELLVCCELLLKHRSTAGVNKRNPYLFEISGTLKGDYKYLRACDFMRKFAVNCGAEDPETLRGTIFRKHIATMYVNFNLTDNEVSDLANFLGHAEKIHKEDYRQPIICREILQMSKFLKAMEEKHDSDYSDDESNNTVETVANNSEINEKRKSMSIEEQQTINGVWIAIC from the coding sequence atgtatgtCGAAGATTTTATGAAGCTATTGACGGAGGATTACACTGCCAGCATTACTCGCACCGCTCTCGAAACGCAAGCTTGTAACAAGCGACAGGTGAATACGCGTCTACCATCCAAAAGCGACATACAGAAACTTCAAGTATATCTGAGACAATCCGTAAAGAAGAATTACGAGGCTTTGAATGAGAAATTCTCGCGAATAGTTTGGATAAAATTAGCTGAAGCAACGTTGATTTCCATTCAGCTTTTTAATCGACGCCGAGCGAGTGAAATCGAACGAACATTAATTAACGATTTTCAGAGTCATCAAAAGATTGACGAAGATACCATCGACGAGGCATATACAAAGTTTACACCGGAAGAAAAACAGGCCGCGATAAAGTATGTCAGATTCACGATTCGCGATAAGTTGAATCGTACTGTGCCCGTGTTATTGCACAGAGAGCTCCTTGTATGCTGTGAATTATTGCTGAAGCACAGATCGACTGCGGGAGTGAATAAAAGAAATCCGTACTTGTTTGAAATTTCTGGAACGCTTAAAGGAGATTATAAGTATCTTCGCGCCTGCGATTTTATGCGAAAATTTGCAGTGAATTGTGGCGCTGAGGATCCAGAAACGCTACGCGGGACGATTTTCCGGAAGCACATTGCTACGATGtacgtaaattttaatttgaccgACAACGAAGTATCTGATTTGGCGAACTTCTTGGGCCATGCCGAAAAAATCCATAAGGAAGACTACCGACAACCCATTATATGCAgggaaattttacaaatgtcaAAGTTTCTGAAAGCCATGGAAGAAAAACACGATTCCGATTATTCAGACGACGAAAGCAACAATACAGTTGAAACAGTTGCCAACAATTCGGAAATTAACGAAAAGCGGAAATCGATGAGCATCGAAGAACAACAAACCATCAATGGAGTTTGGATCGCCATCTGCTGA
- the LOC105829678 gene encoding uncharacterized protein LOC105829678, whose translation MRLSHVEARIEKQLELMNIISTTYDNLIRVDSHTLTSHRVTTRLDAMKEEWHKFSTVHEALGLAIRELSPEDKLKVTNHSYFKDNLYIVTRESYLSALEKIHAMLDVGHGNDNEMISVLPTHSTSHSTPTVFPSCSHQVRLPRVDLPRFTGNYSDWLSFRELFQALVVTNPSLSAVEKLQYLKSSIGGSAASLLKNTALTAANFQRSWEALISFYENKRLLVDAELHSLMNLKKMTKESGAELEQLYTNLLEIYRSLEALQRPIDKWDDFLVFIVTQCLDPESAKAWELHLGSLQEPPTWAQLDEFLIARLRALRSFERSRAEKLSNKLRPLVVKSHFQGKEKEVPNNTSYTCSICSEQHHTAACSQFSSKTRNQKLALISKHQLCFNCLGLHRVSNCTTTRRCQRCGKKHHTSIHLEMSQAATSKQNLDETTESMDKSTEAQVFFSHSPLPYSRHQVLLATARLHVSSPRGNVIKTRALIDPGSETSLISERLVRRLKLDRLRSVVLLTGVGAQSSQKTKGMVQLKIKPHFRSNYEATIFAYILTNITSQIPSTNLTSKSWAHLEGLQLADTHFSTPGPIEMLLGADVYTNILLEGLVKGPADAPIAQYTTLGWIVLGPTTNESSTLSRQSCGVSLDDELSTLVHKFWELESVPVNHNTSLTTDEQECEAHFLSTHARDEQGRYIVRLPFKYPSDNLGASKHKATLLCDKLMRRFLNDSQYARMYHEFMTEYQRLDHMRQISNSTPEPTHVYYLPHHGVRKETSLTTKLRVVFNGSSSTTSGRSLNDLLHSGAKLQVNIFDVLIWFRQHHFVFSADIEKMFRQIRIHPEDSKYQRIIWFNEHGHFTTYELTTVTYGLVCAPFLALRVLQQLTEDEGDHYPQATATMRRGRYVDDLFGGADDLAQAQAIVQQLSQLCMAGGFPLKKWISNDPMILSSIPKEDRLDSSNVHIDDNLIVHSLGLLWHPARDSFQFRIDSIPMNTVTKRIMLSTIAKIFDPLGFITPVVIVAKILLQSLWTLKVDWDQALPPSIVEQWTNFATSCRDVPGLEFPRWLSTTTSSTMELHGFCDASLKATAAVVFSRSKGSDGKISTQLICSKAKVAPMKRHTIPRLELSGAVLLTKLILQILKVIDKSTIRIYLWTDSSITLLWITNHPSRWKDFVHNRVCFIQESLPNATWNFVPGIENPADLATRGLSPRQLSATKLWWRGPPWLSQPHDLWPSTLPGELGEADIEERPHKISTVQVRGPQTWALLERYSSLIKLLRITAMCLRAKARFKKEDTKSYTIPISPMELKHAKEYWTREVQRCSFPHELLLISSGKALSKTSPLIRMTPYLDSLGILRVGGRLHSASLPENAKHPAILPKDSIFTSLVIRDAHLRSLHGGTQLTTSFVREEFWIVGGRASIRRHIWRCIICTRSRQDRAKQLMGQLPTTRVTPARPFLHAGVDYAGPLTIKTWKGKNARTYKGYVALFVCFASSAVHLELVTDYTADAFLAAYKRFSGRRGLCATLTSDCGTNLKGADTQLQNLLTEACDESQRLASLLAKDGTEWRFNPPSAPHFGGKWEAAVKSMKFHLKRVIGDTLLTYEEMTTLLTQIEAVLNSRPLCPLTDDPDDLAALTPGHFLMGCAPAVIPEPSLEYEKLSRLSRWQLLRQLLDSFWSRWSSEYLHRHHAIYKWNKVTPSIQEGAMVLVVDERYPPTKWPLGRVIRVHPGPDGLTRVVTVKTQLSELKRPVTKLCLLPTEADSASLFVNQG comes from the coding sequence ATGAGGCTTTCACATGTCGAGGCTCGAATCGAAAAGCAGCTCGAGCTgatgaatattatttctacCACTTACGACAACCTGATCCGGGTTGACTCCCATACTCTAACCTCTCATCGAGTAACTACAAGACTCGACGCAATGAAGGAAGAGTGGCATAAATTTTCCACTGTCCATGAGGCCTTGGGCCTTGCCATACGTGAGTTGTCACCAGAGGATAAACTAAAGGTGACAAATCATTCCTATTTTAAGGACAATTTATATATCGTTACGCGAGAGAGCTATCTTTCGGCCTTGGAGAAAATACACGCAATGCTCGACGTCGGTCACGGAAACGACAATGAAATGATCTCCGTTCTCCCTACTCATTCTACATCGCATTCAACACCGACAGTCTTTCCGTCATGTTCGCATCAGGTGCGACTACCTCGGGTTGACCTTCCTCGGTTCACTGGGAACTATTCGGATTGGTTATCCTTCAGGGAGTTATTTCAGGCACTGGTGGTCACGAATCCATCGCTTTCGGCGGTAGAAAAGCTGCAATATTTGAAGAGCAGCATAGGAGGGTCCGCCGCATCCTTGCTGAAAAATACTGCACTCACCGCAGCCAACTTTCAAAGATCCTGGGAGgctttaatttcattttatgagaataaaagattattgGTCGACGCCGAACTGCATTCATTAATGAATCTCAAGAAAATGACAAAGGAGTCGGGTGCAGAACTGGAGCAGTTGTATACAAATCTTTTGGAAATTTACAGATCCTTAGAGGCCTTACAACGGCCCATAGATAAATGGGACGATTTTCTAGTTTTCATCGTTACACAATGCTTAGATCCGGAATCAGCTAAAGCGTGGGAGCTCCATCTAGGCTCCCTACAAGAACCACCGACTTGGGCACAACTCGACGAGTTTTTGATCGCTCGCCTTAGAGCCCTCCGATCCTTTGAACGTTCTAGAGCTGAAAAGCTTAGCAATAAATTACGGCCGCTCGTGGTCAAGTCACATTTTCAAGGAAAGGAGAAGGAAGTCCCCAATAACACCAGCTACACGTGTTCAATCTGTTCCGAACAACACCATACTGCCGCATGCAGCCAATTCTCATCAAAGACTCGGAATCAGAAACTCGCTCTTATTAGCAAACACCAGTTGTGTTTTAACTGTTTAGGACTACATCGAGTATCCAACTGTACTACAACTAGAAGATGTCAACGATGTGGCAAAAAACATCACACTTCCATCCATTTGGAAATGTCTCAGGCGGCTACCTCTAAACAGAATTTAGATGAAACTACCGAGTCGATGGATAAATCAACGGAGGCACaggtatttttttctcattcgcCTTTGCCTTATAGTAGGCATCAAGTATTATTAGCCACAGCCAGATTGCATGTCAGCTCTCCAAGAGGAAATGTCATCAAGACAAGAGCACTCATAGATCCGGGTTCAGAAACTTCCTTAATTTCAGAACGTCTAGTACGACGATTAAAGTTAGACCGCCTTCGATCAGTGGTATTGTTGACGGGAGTTGGAGCGCAGTCTTCTCAAAAAACCAAGGGAATGGTCCAACTGAAAATCAAACCACATTTTCGATCTAACTACGAAGCCACTATATTTGCTTACATCTTAACAAACATCACTTCACAAATACCTTCCACCAATCTGACTAGTAAGTCGTGGGCTCATTTAGAAGGTCTTCAACTTGCAGACACTCACTTTTCAACTCCGGGACCAATCGAGATGCTGTTAGGAGCCGACGTCTATACTAATATTTTGCTAGAAGGACTCGTTAAAGGTCCGGCAGATGCGCCCATAGCACAATACACAACCTTAGGCTGGATTGTTCTCGGCCCAACTACGAACGAGAGTTCTACATTATCTAGGCAGAGTTGTGGTGTATCACTAGACGACGAACTTTCTACTCTGGTCCATAAGTTCTGGGAACTGGAGTCCGTACCCGTTAATCACAATACATCGTTAACCACAGACGAACAAGAATGTGAGGCTCATTTTCTTTCCACTCACGCACGAGACGAACAAGGAAGATATATAGTCAGGCTTCCCTTCAAATATCCGTCTGATAATTTGGGTGCGTCCAAGCATAAGGCAACTCTTCTTTGTGACAAGTTAATGAGACGATTTTTGAATGATTCACAATACGCTCGCATGTACCATGAGTTCATGACGGAATATCAACGTTTGGACCATATGAGACAAATCTCCAACTCAACACCTGAACCGACACACGTCTACTATCTTCCGCATCACGGAGTCCGAAAGGAGACGAGTCTCACAACGAAACTACGAGTGGTATTTAATGGGTCAAGTTCCACTACATCTGGACGATCCTTAAATGATCTTCTCCACTCAGGAGCAAAGCTACAAGTAAACATCTTCGACGTGTTAATCTGGTTTCGTCAACATCACTTCGTGTTCTCGGCCGACATCGAAAAGATGTTTCGGCAGATCAGAATACATCCGGAGGATTCTAAATACCAACGAATCATTTGGTTCAATGAACACGGTCATTTCACTACCTATGAGCTCACCACCGTCACCTACGGTTTAGTGTGTGCACCGTTTCTGGCGTTACGGGTCTTACAACAATTAACTGAGGATGAAGGGGACCATTATCCACAAGCAACTGCTACCATGAGGAGAGGCAGATATGTCGACGATTTATTCGGAGGCGCGGACGATCTAGCTCAAGCACAAGCAATTGTACAACAATTGAGTCAGCTCTGCATGGCGGGCGGCTTTCCGCTTAAAAAATGGATTAGCAACGACCCCATGATTCTGAGCTCGATTCCTAAGGAGGACCGATTAGACTCTTCAAATGTGCACATCGACGATAACCTGATTGTTCATTCATTGGGACTGCTATGGCATCCAGCCAGGGATAGCTTTCAATTTCGAATAGATTCGATTCCTATGAATACCGTCACGAAGCGGATTATGTTATCAACAATAGCAAAGATTTTTGACCCACTTGGATTTATAACCCCAGTGGTAATTGTcgcaaaaatattgttacagaGTTTATGGACTCTAAAGGTGGATTGGGATCAAGCTTTACCACCCAGCATCGTAGAACAGTGGACTAATTTTGCTACTAGTTGCCGAGACGTACCTGGCTTGGAGTTTCCAAGATGGCTCAGCACAACTACTTCTTCTACCATGGAACTTCATGGATTTTGCGACGCGTCATTGAAGGCTACGGCAGCTGTAGTCTTCAGCAGGTCCAAAGGATCAGACGGAAAAATATCCACTCAGCTTATATGTTCAAAGGCTAAGGTGGCGCCGATGAAAAGGCATACCATTCCGCGATTAGAATTGTCAGGAGCCGTCTTACTAACTAAGTTGATCTTACAAATACTTAAGGTTATCGACAAGAGTACTATAAGGATTTATCTATGGACGGACTCATCCATCACACTCTTGTGGATCACAAATCACCCATCAAGATGGAAAGACTTTGTTCATAATAGAGTGTGTTTTATTCAGGAGTCGCTACCAAATGCCACATGGAACTTCGTTCCCGGAATTGAGAATCCGGCCGACCTCGCCACTAGAGGACTCTCTCCGAGACAACTTTCAGCAACGAAACTTTGGTGGCGCGGACCACCTTGGCTGTCACAACCACATGATCTGTGGCCATCGACTCTTCCAGGAGAACTGGGTGAGGCAGACATTGAAGAACGACCCCATAAGATCTCGACCGTTCAAGTACGAGGCCCCCAAACATGGGCCTTACTTGAGCGTTATTCAAGCCTGATCAAACTTCTACGCATCACCGCGATGTGCTTGCGAGCGAAAGCACGTTTCAAGAAAGAGGATACCAAGTCATATACGATTCCGATATCGCCTATGGAGTTGAAACACGCAAAGGAGTATTGGACTCGCGAAGTGCAACGTTGTAGTTTTCCTCACGAGCTACTGCTAATTTCATCGGGCAAAGCTTTGTCAAAGACAAGTCCCCTTATTCGAATGACACCCTACTTGGATTCATTGGGAATTCTACGAGTAGGTGGACGCCTACATTCCGCGAGTTTACCGGAGAACGCTAAGCACCCCGCTATACTACCTAAGGACTCGATATTCACTTCATTAGTAATAAGAGACGCACATCTACGATCACTTCACGGCGGAACTCAACTTACGACATCGTTTGTTCGGGAGGAATTTTGGATTGTAGGCGGCCGAGCTTCAATTAGAAGACACATCTGGCGTTGCATAATCTGCACCAGATCCCGTCAGGATAGGGCTAAACAACTTATGGGTCAGTTGCCTACCACCAGAGTTACACCTGCTCGGCCATTTCTTCACGCCGGAGTAGATTATGCGGGCCCGCTGACAATCAAGACCTGGAAAGGAAAGAACGCCCGTACATACAAAGGCTACGTTGCCCTATTCGTGTGTTTTGCATCTTCCGCCGTACACCTTGAATTGGTGACTGATTACACAGCGGATGCTTTTCTGGCCGCTTATAAGAGGTTCTCCGGTCGGCGAGGTTTGTGTGCCACTCTTACTAGCGACTGTGGGACGAACCTAAAGGGCGCTGACACGCAACTTCAAAATCTTTTGACAGAAGCTTGTGATGAATCACAACGACTAGCATCCCTATTGGCGAAGGATGGCACAGAGTGGAGGTTTAACCCTCCATCAGCCCCACATTTTGGAGGAAAATGGGAAGCGGCCGTAAAATCAATGAAATTCCATCTCAAACGGGTTATTGGAGACACCTTGCTAACATATGAAGAGATGACTACTCTCCTGACTCAAATAGAGGCCGTATTGAACTCTCGACCGTTATGTCCCTTGACAGACGACCCAGACGATCTTGCAGCTCTAACCCCAGGGCATTTCCTAATGGGATGTGCTCCAGCCGTCATACCAGAGCCTTCTCTAGAGTATGAAAAATTATCCCGTCTATCCAGATGGCAGTTGTTACGACAGTTACTGGATTCATTTTGGTCCCGATGGTCTTCTGAGTACCTGCACAGACATCATGCTATATACAAATGGAATAAGGTCACTCCGTCTATACAGGAAGGTGCAATGGTACTAGTTGTGGACGAAAGATACCCGCCGACGAAATGGCCATTGGGCCGAGTGATCAGGGTCCATCCAGGCCCGGATGGACTTACCAGGGTGGTCACTGTAAAGACGCAGCTCTCAGAGCTGAAGCGACCGGTTACGAAACTTTGTCTGTTGCCAACTGAAGCAGACTCAGCATCTCTGTTCGTCAACCAGGGTTAA